From Amphiura filiformis chromosome 20, Afil_fr2py, whole genome shotgun sequence, a single genomic window includes:
- the LOC140142703 gene encoding uncharacterized protein gives MAEADIHKLDGALDYLKKCTDFITLEVYEKLYLISYQCGNSDALAKHIDDAGFGLLFPKLWGELSGYLYEENCNPPACQGLANFDIMLSSFVNWSYDSHYLSATLGKCGAISLLLKGLEKIIPYHEQGNKDIATAEQWIFGILQNAIQKCSSNREIYRDSNAVSIMEGYLKLDARWQMESILVLAFIINDSESALLASSGISVEILTTVLKQAVNIDDHNGVIDNVMTGKVLYPAVYLLDAINHLAINDANKDIIQANGAIPAIIRMLDDDFPQEDQKLAAEVLWNLAFIESIRKSEVMQGAVPRLKVLKKTQNRDLGVVCGSALWEIVGDTYTDTGSSSQSAAYTSHYPPPSYEEAISEPDTASTDPAASQSVPQIMISYQWNSQSRAVQIRDRLVAAGFKVWMDVTNMRGDILTAMADAVQNSDVILICMTESYKDSQNCRSEASYAYKLKKKIIPLLVEKDTPDGWLGLLQGMDLYYSFHSDDQLKKNMGQLLKAIGESVGTGGDTADGQHQTSQQDVSTASPRKGKQLSPGSSEDDVQSWLRDSNLTELCEAFKELDGRHLKRMHRNCCIDDDKFEELLKSEYNMNHKSSTKFIVALQDAFV, from the exons ATGGCGGAAGCTGATATTCACAAGCTTGACGGAGCACTTGACTACTTGAAAAAATGCACGGATTTTATTACACTAGAGGTTTATGAAAAGTTATACCTGATCAGCTATCAATGTGGCAACTCAGATGCACTAGCCAAGCATATTGACGATGCAGGATTTGGGCTCCTATTCCCGAAACTATGGGGAGAGTTGTCTGGTTACCTATATGAAGAGAACTGCAACCCTCCAGCATGTCAAGGCTTGGCGAACTTTGACATAATGTTATCATCATTCGTCAATTGGTCCTACGACTCGCATTATCTTTCGGCAACATTGGGAAAGTGTGGTGCCATTTCGCTCTTACTTAAAGGCCTTGAAAAGATTATACCATACCATGAGCAGGGAAATAAAGACATTGCAACGGCGGAACAGTGGATCTTTGGTATTCTTCAGAACGCTATTCAAAAATGCAGCTCGAATCGAGAAATCTACAGAGATAGTAATGCGGTCTCCATTATGGAAGGATATCTTAAACTTGATGCCAGATGGCAGATGGAATCAATTTTGGTCCTAGCATTTATTATCAACGATTCAGAAAGCGCATTATTGGCATCTTCAGGAATCAGTGTGGAAATCTTAACAACCGTCTTGAAGCAAGCCGTGAACATAGATGATCACAATGGAGTCATCGACAATGTCATGACCGGCAAGGTTCTTTATCCAGCAGTTTATTTGTTAGATGCTATCAACCACCTAGCCATTAATGACGCTAACAAAGATATCATTCAGGCGAATGGTGCAATTCCCGCCATCATTCGAATGCTGGATGATGACTTCCCTCAAGAAGATCAGAAGCTCGCAGCAGAGGTTTTGTGGAACTTGGCATTCATTGAATCAATAAGAAAGTCGGAGGTAATGCAGGGAGCAGTTCCAA GGCTGAAAGTCTTGAAGAAAACACAAAACCGAGATCTTGGAGTTGTATGTGGATCAGCGCTTTGGGAAATCGTTGGTGATACCTATACGGACACGGGTTCAAGTTCCCAATCTGCTGCGTACACATCGCACTACCCACCACCGTCTTATGAAGAAGCCATTTCAGAACCAGATACTGCTTCCACAGATCCTGCTGCTTCACAATCCGTTCCTCAGATAATGATCAGCTACCAGTGGAATTCCCAATCTCGGGCGGTGCAGATAAGAGACAGGCTGGTCGCCGCCGGATTTAAAGTCTGGATGGATGTGACAAATATGC GAGGAGATATTCTCACTGCGATGGCAGACGCTGTACAGAACTCTGACGTCATTCTTATCTGCATGACGGAGAGCTACAAGGATAGTCAGAATTGTAGATCAG AGGCCTCATATGCCTACAAGTTGAAGAAAAAGATCATACCACTACTCGTGGAAAAAGATACTCCAGATGGGTGGCTAGGACTCCTTCAAGGTATGGATCTCTACTATTCTTTTCATTCTGACGATCAGCTTAAGAAGAATATGGGGCAACTTCTGAAGGCCATCGGTGAAAGTGTCGGTACTGGAGGAGATACAGCTGATG GACAACATCAAACGTCTCAACAAGACGTCTCAACTGCTTCACCACGAAAAGGGAAACAACTATCACCTGGCAGCAGCGAAGACGATGTACAATCGTGGCTACGAGACAGTAACCTCACAGAGCTTTGTGAAGCATTCAAAGAACTTGATGGAAGACACTTAAAGAGAATGCATAGAAACTGCTGCATAGATGATGATAAGTTTGAAGAGCTTCTCAAATCTGAATACAATATGAATCACAAGTCTTCCACAAAATTTATAGTGGCTCTGCAGGATGCATTTGTTTAA